A portion of the Nerophis lumbriciformis linkage group LG37, RoL_Nlum_v2.1, whole genome shotgun sequence genome contains these proteins:
- the dynlt5 gene encoding dynein light chain Tctex-type 5 produces the protein MSEVRQDKTVKRDKRTSKAPSEGSHVIKGKDTAGKTKDSLSNVSCIDEHHDGTTMAVTLENTYQMGPRKRFPAHAALEILKDVLKSYLQEEKYEVDWSRQMTKTLCEVIRARVKELMIRRYKLVVLVHIGQLAGQSMQISSRCLWDATFDTFATWSFKNSSLYGVASVYAVYYE, from the exons ATGTCGGAAGTACGTCAAGATAAGACGGTGAAAAGAGACAAGAGGACCAGCAAGGCGCCTTCGGAGGGAAGCCATGTGATAAAAGGCAAAGACACCGCTGGCAAGACCAAGGA CTCTCTAAGCAACGTGTCCTGCATCGACGAGCACCACGATGGCACCACGATGGCGGTCACGCTGGAGAACACCTACCAGATGG GACCTCGCAAACGCTTCCCAGCCCACGCTGCCTTGGAAATCCTGAAGGACGTGCTGAAGAGTTACCTGCAGGAGGAGAAGTACGAGGTGGACTGGTCTCGACAGATGACCAAAACCTTATGTGAG GTGATCCGGGCCCGCGTGAAGGAGCTGATGATCCGCAGGTACAAACTGGTGGTCCTGGTCCACATCGGTCAGCTGGCCGGACAGAGCATGCAGATCAGCAGCCGCTGTCTGTGGGACGCCACCTTCGACACCTTCGCCACCTGGTCCTTCAAGAACAGCTCCCTGTACGGCGTGGCCTCGGTCTACGCCGTCTACTACGAGTGA